A segment of the Neisseria chenwenguii genome:
CGTTCGTCACCCGCGATGGGGCAACCCTGTGCCTGCAGGTGCACGCGGATTTGGTGGGTGCGGCCGGTTTTCAACGTGGCTTCGACGTAGGTCAGCGCGGAGAGGCCGACTTGGTGCAAGATGCCGTCTGAAAAGCGGTTGAGCACGCGGAAAATCGTGTGGGCGGACTGGCCGTTTTCGGCGACGCGCACCATTTTTTCGCCTTGTGCGCCGGTGTATTTGAACAGCGGCAGTTTGACGTGGAAACGGTCGTTGGGCAGTTTGCCGACGCCGAGGGCGAGGTAGGTTTTTTTCGGGCGGTCGTTGCGGATGGCTTCGTGAAGTTTGACCAGTGCGCTGCGTTTTTTGGCAATCATCAAGAGGCCGCTGGTGTCTTTGTCGAGGCGGTGGACGAGTTCGAGGTATTTGGCTTGCGGACGGGCTTGGCGGAGCTGTTCAATGACGCCGAAGCTGATGCCGCTACCGCCGTGTACGGCGACGCCGGCAGGTTTGTTGATGACGAGCAGGGCGTCGTCTTCGTAGATGATGTCGAATTCGCGGGCAGGGGGGGGATTTTTTTCAGACGGCCTTTGTTTTTCGGCGGTTCGCACGGGCGGAATGCGCAGGATTTGGCCGGCTTCGATACGCGTATCGGGCTTGCAGCGTCTCTTGTCGAGCCGCACTTCGCCTGCGCGGATAATGCGGTGGATATGGCTTTTCGGTACGCCTTTGAGGGTTTTGATCAGATAGTTGTCGAGGCGTTGGCCGGCTTCGTGTTCGCCGATGGTGAGGAAGCCCGCCGAATCTTTGCTTATTGCACGCATTTTCTCTATAATCCGAAGCGTCCGTTTCGTGTTGCCGGCTTGTTGATAAGGCCGTCTGAAACGGATTTACTGTTAAAGCGAGATTTTATATTAAAAACGCACTCCGCAAAGCATTTCCTTCCGTCCGCCAAGGGTTGTTCCCTTGCCGGCCGCGGGCGGGAGCATTTAACTAAGTTTGAATTTTTCTGTCCTGTCGTTCCGAATACTAAGACGGATCAGAGCACCGGCTCGGCGCATATTCCGACGATAAGCGAGGCAGACTGATAATAAGAAGATGACGGCTGTTGTTGTTCCGGTTTCCTGATTGGTTTTGCAGGAAACGGATTTTGTTTAGGCCTGACGGTGCTGGAAAGATGGCACGCAGGCGGCGCCGGTGCGGGGGAACCGCAGCGGTGGAATGTTCTTTAATGACCTTCTTTATCTGAATCGGGATTTGCCCGCATCGGGCGGTTTGGCGCAGCTTTTGCGCGGCCTTTTGATGCGGAATGCAGATTCCCGGGCCGCACATGGCCGTTTTCAGGCGGCATGCAACACTGCGGTTTCCAAAATTCGAATACTGGTTATCGGAGCTTCCGCTCCAGCCTCGCGGGTGCCAAATCAGGGCGTCGGCCGTCTGAAAAACGGGCTGATGCCTGCGAGGTCATTTATCATGAAACGTATGTTGTTTAACGCAACGCAGGCCGAAGAGCTGCGCGTTGCGATTGTCGATGGACAGAACCTTCTGGATTTGGACATCGAAACGCTGGGCAAAGAACAGCGCAAAGGTAATATCTACAAGGGTGTGATCACCCGTATCGAGCCGTCGCTGGAAGCGTGTTTCGTGGATTACGGAACCGACCGGCACGGCTTTTTGCCGTTTAAAGAAGTGTCGCGCAGTTATTTCCAAGACTACGACGGCGGCCGCGTGCGCATCCAAGACGTGCTCAAAGAGGGCATGGAAGTCATCGTTCAGGTGGAAAAAGACGAGCGCGGCAACAAAGGCGCGGCGCTGACCACCTTTATTTCGCTGGCCGGCCGCTATCTGGTTTTGATGCCGAACAACCCGCGCGGCGGCGGCGTTTCGCGCCGTATCGAGGGCGAAGAGCGTCAGGAGTTGAAAGAAGCGATGGCGCAGCTTGACGTGCCGCGCGGCATGAGCCTGATTGCCCGCACCGCCGGCATCGGCCGCAGCGTTGAAGAATTGCAATGGGATTTCAATTATTTGCTGCAACTTTGGCGCGCAATTGAAGAAGCGGGCGCGGCGCATCACGACCCGTATCTGCTGTTTATGGAAAGCTCGTTGCTGATTCGCGCCATCCGTGATTATTTCCGCAACGACATCGGCGAAATTCTGGTCGATAACCAAGAGGTTTACGACCAAGTGTCGGAATTTATGAGCTATGTGATGCCGGGCAACGTAGGCCGTCTGAAACTCTATACCGACCATACGCCGCTGTTTTCCCGTTTCCAAATCGAGCACCAAATCGAAAGCGCGTTTTCCCGCAGCGTCAGCCTGCCCTCGGGCGGCGCGATTGTCATCGACCACACCGAAGCGCTGGTGTCGATTGACGTGAACTCTGCCCGTGCCACGCGCGGCGCCGATATCGAAGACACCGCGTTCAAAACCAATATGGAAGCGGCGGAAGAAGTCGCCCGCCAGATGCGCCTGCGCGATTTGGGCGGTTTGGTCGTCATCGACTTCATCGACATGGAAAACCCGAAACACCAGCGCGACGTGGAAAACGTCTTGCGCGACGCGCTGAAAAAAGATCGCGCGCGCGTGCAGATGGGCAAACTTTCCCGTTTCGGCCTGCTCGAACTTTCCCGCCAACGCCTGAAACCGGCCTTGGGCGAAAGCAGCCACGTCGCCTGTCCGCGCTGCGCCGGTACCGGCGTTATCCGCGGCATCGAATCGACTGCGCTGCACGTTCTGCGCCTGATTCAGGACGAAGCGATGAAAGACAACACCGGCGAAGTGCACGCGCAAGTGCCCGTCGATGTGGCGACTTTCCTGTTGAACGAAAAACGCGCCGAGCTGTTCGGTTTGGAAGAACGGTTGGACGTTTCCGTTTTACTGATTCCGAACATCCATCTGGAAAATCCTCACTACGAAATCACCCGCGTGCGCATCGACGACGTGGAAGAAGACGGCGAGCCGAGCTACAAACGCGTGGCCGAGCCTGAAGAAGATGAACGCAGCAAGCCGTTCGGCAGCGAAAAAGCCAAAGCCGCCCGCCCCGAGCCCGCGGTCAAAGGCGTGCGCCACACCCAGCCTGCGCCGACGTTTGCCGAAACCAAACAGGCTTCGTGGTGGGACAACTTCAAAGCCTGGTTGGGCAGGATTTTCGGCGGTTCGAACGCTGCCGAAGAAGTCAAACCCGCGTCTGAAACGGCTGAAAAACGCAGCCCGTCGGAACGCGGCGGCAACCGCGACCGTAACCGCCGCCAAAACCCGCGCCGCAGCGGCAAACGCGACAGCAGCCGCGTCGAAGTGGTCGAAGTGAACGCCGATGACGCGCCGAACGGCGAAAACGGCAAATCCGATAACCGTGACAACCGCAACCGCCGCGACCGCGGACGGGGTAGGGATCGCGATAACCGCGATAACCGAAACGCCGCGCCCGTTGCCGCATTGGCCGGCGCCGAAGCCGGCGAAAGCGCTGTGATGCCGTCTGAAAGCAACAGCGGCGAAACGCGCAACCGCCGCAACGAGCGTAACCGCAACGAGCGCATCGGATGCGAAGAGCGGAGCGACCGCAACGGTAACCGCAACAACCGTCGTAGCAACGGCAAAAAACGCAATATTCCGTCTGCCGCCAAAATCGAGCAGTATCTGAATATCGGCGACGCCGCCGACAAAGTGCGCTTCGCCGTTGCCCACGTTTACGGCGAAACCGTCGAACAGCCGCCGCTGGAAATCGCCGTCGCCGCGCCCGCAGCCACCGTTGCCCTGAGCAACCTGCCGTCTGAAAACGAAAGCAGCGAACCGCTGGTCATCGTGATTCCGGGCGTAGAAGAAGCCGCGCAGGCCGCCGAAGCACCGCCGGTGTTTGTCAGCGAGCCGGTTTTATATACCGAAAACGCCGTCCGCGCCGCCGAAAACGTGCCCGAAACCATCCGCGTGGAAGAAAGCACCGCCGACGACAACGCGCTGATTGATTCCGCCGTCGGCAGCGTTTCCGCCGCCGTTACCTCGGTGTTGGCGACAGAAGAGCGCGATTTTCTGCCGATGACCGCCGTTCCCGGCGAAGAAGAGGTGCACGCGGTGGAAGTGATGGAGGAAGAACTCTTGGCGATGAACGCCGCCAAAGAGGCCGAAGCCGCCGCCGAAGTCGTGGCAGAGGGAATGCCGTCTGAAATCCCCGCACCCGCCGCAGTCGAAACAGACAGGCCCGCCATTGCCGCTCCGACCGATTTGGGCGGACTGACCTTCGTTGAAACCGACCCCGCCGCCGCAGCCGCGTTTGCCGGTCAGCTCCAGCCCGAGCAGCCCGCCGTCCTGCGCCGTGCCGACGTGCCGAAAGCCGAAGCCGAAGACCTGACCGAAGTGGAAATGGTTTTGGTGGAAACTGAAAAGCAGTAAGGCAAAGCGAAGAAAAGCCCGACGGAAACGCCGGGCTTTTTTGCGTGAGGCCGTCTGAAACCGCATGATTGCTTTCAGACGGCCTGAACCCTTGCTATGATTACCCCGTTTTCCATCTTCAAAACATTCCCGCCATGACTACCGACCTCACCGCCGCCGCACGCCCTTATTCGCTGTTTCTTGCCCGCAATCTGGATTCAGGCCGTCTGGAAGATGAGATTTTACTGCCGATGTTGGGCAAGGTTTTGAATCTTGAGGATTTTCAGACTTTTGCGGATTGGGCGAAAATCCGCGCCGATGAAGACGAGGCGGAACTGGCGAAACAGTTGCGCAGGTTGCGCCGTTATGTGGTGTCGCAGATTATTGTGCGCGATCTGAACCGTATCAGCGATTTAAACGAAGTTACCCGCACGATTACGCTGTTTGCCGATTTTGCGGTCAATACGGCGCTGGATTTTGCTTATGCGTATTATCGGGATCTCTACGGCACGCCGATGGGGCGTTATACGCAGTCGCCGCAGCATTTGAGCGTGGTAGCGATGGGCAAGGCGGGCGGTTATGAGCTGAACGTATCGTCCGATATTGATTTGATTTTCGTCTATGGCGAGTCGGGCGTGACCGACGGGCGGCGCGAACGGGAAAATCAGGAATTTTTTACCAAAGTCGGGCAGAAGCTGATTGCGCTGTTGAACGACATTACCGCCGACGGACGGGTGTTCCGCGTGGATATGCGGCTTCGGCCGGACGGGGATTCGGGCGCGCTGGTTTTGAGCGAGACGGCGCTCGAGCAGTATTTGATCCAGCAGGGGCGCGAGTGGGAACGCTATGCGTGGTGCAAAGGGCGTGTGGTTACGCCTTTTCCCAATGATATTAAGGGCTTGGTGCGGCCTTTTGTGTTCCGCAAGTATTTGGACTACAACGCTTACGAGGCGATGCGCAGCCTGCACCGCCAAATCCGCAGCGAAGTCAGCAAAAAAGGCATGGAAAACAATGTGAAACTCGGCGCGGGCGGCATTCGCGAAGTGGAATTTATCGCGCAGATTTTCCAGATGATACGCGGCGGGCAGATGCGCGCGCTGCAACTGAAAGGCACGCAGGAAACGCTGTTGAAATTGGGCGGGCTGGGCGTTTTGCCCGCCGAAACGGTGGAAACGCTGCTTGCGGCCTACCGCTTTTTGCGCGACGTCGAACACCGCCTGCAATATTGGGATGACCAGCAGACGCAGACGCTGCCTGAAAATGCCGAACAGCAGCAGCTTCTGGCCGAAAGTATGGGTTTTACCGATTACGCGGCGTTTTCAGACGGCCTCAATGCACATCGTGAAAAAGTGAACGCGCTCTTCAACGAAATTTTGAGCGAACCCGAAGAGCAGGCCGACGGCGCGGCGGGTGAATGGGCGTGGGTGTGGCAGCGCGGTGCGGATGAAACCGAGCTTCAGGGCCGTCTGAAAAACGCGGGTTTTGATGCCGAAACCGTCGCCGCGCGTTTGGAAAACATCCGCAACGGCAACAAATACCGCCACCTATCCGCCCACGCGCAGCCGCGCTTCGACGCCGTTGTGCCGCTGTTTGCCCAAGCCGCCGCCTCGCAGTCCAATCCAACCGAAACGCTGCTGCGCCTCTTGGATTTTCTGGAAAACATCAGCCGCCGTTCGGCTTATCTCGCCTTTCTCAACGAGCATCCGCAAACCCTCGCCCACCTCGCGCAAATCATGAGCCAGAGCGCGTGGGTCGCCGGCTACCTTACCCAATACCCGATTCTGCTCGACGAACTCATCAGCGCCCAGCTTTTAGACACCGCGTTTGACTGGTCCAAACTCGCCGCCGAACTTTCAGACGGCCTCGACAACTGCGGCGGCGACACCGAAGCGCAGATGGATACCCTGCGCCGCTTCCAACACGCGCAAG
Coding sequences within it:
- a CDS encoding RluA family pseudouridine synthase, yielding MRAISKDSAGFLTIGEHEAGQRLDNYLIKTLKGVPKSHIHRIIRAGEVRLDKRRCKPDTRIEAGQILRIPPVRTAEKQRPSEKNPPPAREFDIIYEDDALLVINKPAGVAVHGGSGISFGVIEQLRQARPQAKYLELVHRLDKDTSGLLMIAKKRSALVKLHEAIRNDRPKKTYLALGVGKLPNDRFHVKLPLFKYTGAQGEKMVRVAENGQSAHTIFRVLNRFSDGILHQVGLSALTYVEATLKTGRTHQIRVHLQAQGCPIAGDERYGDYQANRRLQKLGLKRMFLHATELHLNHPLTDEKLVLHAPLPQDLQQFLLMLEHQKPASQAV
- a CDS encoding Rne/Rng family ribonuclease; amino-acid sequence: MKRMLFNATQAEELRVAIVDGQNLLDLDIETLGKEQRKGNIYKGVITRIEPSLEACFVDYGTDRHGFLPFKEVSRSYFQDYDGGRVRIQDVLKEGMEVIVQVEKDERGNKGAALTTFISLAGRYLVLMPNNPRGGGVSRRIEGEERQELKEAMAQLDVPRGMSLIARTAGIGRSVEELQWDFNYLLQLWRAIEEAGAAHHDPYLLFMESSLLIRAIRDYFRNDIGEILVDNQEVYDQVSEFMSYVMPGNVGRLKLYTDHTPLFSRFQIEHQIESAFSRSVSLPSGGAIVIDHTEALVSIDVNSARATRGADIEDTAFKTNMEAAEEVARQMRLRDLGGLVVIDFIDMENPKHQRDVENVLRDALKKDRARVQMGKLSRFGLLELSRQRLKPALGESSHVACPRCAGTGVIRGIESTALHVLRLIQDEAMKDNTGEVHAQVPVDVATFLLNEKRAELFGLEERLDVSVLLIPNIHLENPHYEITRVRIDDVEEDGEPSYKRVAEPEEDERSKPFGSEKAKAARPEPAVKGVRHTQPAPTFAETKQASWWDNFKAWLGRIFGGSNAAEEVKPASETAEKRSPSERGGNRDRNRRQNPRRSGKRDSSRVEVVEVNADDAPNGENGKSDNRDNRNRRDRGRGRDRDNRDNRNAAPVAALAGAEAGESAVMPSESNSGETRNRRNERNRNERIGCEERSDRNGNRNNRRSNGKKRNIPSAAKIEQYLNIGDAADKVRFAVAHVYGETVEQPPLEIAVAAPAATVALSNLPSENESSEPLVIVIPGVEEAAQAAEAPPVFVSEPVLYTENAVRAAENVPETIRVEESTADDNALIDSAVGSVSAAVTSVLATEERDFLPMTAVPGEEEVHAVEVMEEELLAMNAAKEAEAAAEVVAEGMPSEIPAPAAVETDRPAIAAPTDLGGLTFVETDPAAAAAFAGQLQPEQPAVLRRADVPKAEAEDLTEVEMVLVETEKQ
- the glnE gene encoding bifunctional [glutamate--ammonia ligase]-adenylyl-L-tyrosine phosphorylase/[glutamate--ammonia-ligase] adenylyltransferase, which translates into the protein MTTDLTAAARPYSLFLARNLDSGRLEDEILLPMLGKVLNLEDFQTFADWAKIRADEDEAELAKQLRRLRRYVVSQIIVRDLNRISDLNEVTRTITLFADFAVNTALDFAYAYYRDLYGTPMGRYTQSPQHLSVVAMGKAGGYELNVSSDIDLIFVYGESGVTDGRRERENQEFFTKVGQKLIALLNDITADGRVFRVDMRLRPDGDSGALVLSETALEQYLIQQGREWERYAWCKGRVVTPFPNDIKGLVRPFVFRKYLDYNAYEAMRSLHRQIRSEVSKKGMENNVKLGAGGIREVEFIAQIFQMIRGGQMRALQLKGTQETLLKLGGLGVLPAETVETLLAAYRFLRDVEHRLQYWDDQQTQTLPENAEQQQLLAESMGFTDYAAFSDGLNAHREKVNALFNEILSEPEEQADGAAGEWAWVWQRGADETELQGRLKNAGFDAETVAARLENIRNGNKYRHLSAHAQPRFDAVVPLFAQAAASQSNPTETLLRLLDFLENISRRSAYLAFLNEHPQTLAHLAQIMSQSAWVAGYLTQYPILLDELISAQLLDTAFDWSKLAAELSDGLDNCGGDTEAQMDTLRRFQHAQVFRLAVQDLAGLWTVEALSDQLSLLADTVIAAVLPRVWADMPKKHRDTPEFAVISYGKLGGKELGYTSDLDLVYLYDDADPDAQDAYTRLACRLTNWLSAPTGAGSLYEVDLRLRPEGDSGFMAYSLAAFEKYQREKAWTWEHQALTRARFVCGKPEIRTAFDRIRTAILTAERDSDGLKREIIEMREKMFPSHPPADSNVKYARGGVVDVEFTVQYLVLAHSRRYPALLDNYGNIALLDIAADYGLIDKNLAGQCRNAYRFYRLQQHNTKLRDAEKVEVNAELTGHYESVRKLWRDVFGEEVKR